The nucleotide window TTTCACGGTCTTGATGTTCTTTCTTCAACCCCTTGGCAGATCAACCGTAGAGTGTTTGACGTTGTGCTGGAGTCTTGGAATAAGGGCGAGCCGATCGCCGATATCCCGCCTTCAGAAGACAAAGCGCATTATGAATTTCCAGAGAAACCCGATTCATCTGATCAAGATCCGCAAGTGAGGGTCCAGTATGTGGAGAAGACAAAAGCTGTCTTGGCTCAACAAAGAAAGGACCACGCCGAAAGGTGCAAGTTCAATTACAATATTGAAATTGCACGCTCCTATCTTAAAGACACTTTCTATCTTCCTCACAATATGGATTTCCGAGGAAGGGCCTATCCGATTCCTCCCCATCTCAGTCCTGTAGGAGACGATCTTTGCCGAGGGCTTCTTACTTTTGGTACCAAAAAACCCCTTGGTGAAACAGGCCTGAAATGGTTGCAAATCCATTTGGCAAACGTGTATGGTTATGACAAGGCCAGCTTTGCCGAAAGAGCAAGATTTGCGCAGGAACACGAAGCTGATATCTTCGACAGTGCTGACCATCCCTTGGACGTGAGTCTTCATCTACTGAACTTATCTGGTTTGTATAGCTGAACGGTTTCAGGGAAAACGGTGGTGGTTGAAAGCTGAAGACCCATGGCAATGCCTCGCTACATGCTTTGAACTCGCCGCCGCCTTACGTTCACCCAACCCTTCCGCCTATGAGTCTTCGTTACCTGTTCATCAGGATGGCACTTGCAACGGTATGCAGCATTATGCTGCTCTCGGTGGCGATGTCCGTGGTGCTAAAGCTGTCAACCTCGAAGCGGGAGACCGGCCAGCAGATATTTATACCGGCGTCGTCGACATCGTGAACAAAGTGGTCGAGGAAGACAAGAAGGCTGGGCACGACATCGCACTGTTGATCAAGGAACCCCTTGGGAGAAAGGTCGTAAAACAGACAGTAATGACCACAGTCTATGGAGTAACTTTCGTTGGTGCACGAGACCAGATTGCCAAACAATTGCACGCAAGAGGTGATATTGCGCAGGAGCACATATTTGTTGTATCAAGTTATATTGCTAAGACGGTCAGTCCTCTGTCAGTATCCTTTGCAAGTGACTCTTGCTGACCTGACGTGCCGTGAACAGGTGTTAAATTGTATCGGGGACCTTTTCTCTGGAGCCAAGGCCATCATGGATTGGCTTACCACGTCTGCCCGTCTAATATCTAGATCCATTCCCCCGACTCGTATCCAAGAAGCAGCCACTAATTTAACAAGCACCTCTCGCACAGGCAAGGTCACTTCTCGAGCTGCCAAAGAATTTATGAGTGCGGTCATCTGGACAACGCCTCTTGGTTTGCCTGTTGTGCAACCGTATAGAAAAGCGCATAAGAAGCAGATCATGACTGCATTACAATCTGTGTACATTTCAGACCCCAATGCTCCGTCGGAAGTCAGTCCTCAAAAACAAGCAACTGCTTTTCCTCCGAATTTCATTCATTCCCTTGACGCCACACATATGCTCCTTACTGCTCTTAAGTGTAAAGTATGTCATTTTTTCTCGCTCTTCAATACGTTGGCAAAGCTGACGCCCTAAACTTCAAGCAAAATAACTTGGCCTTTGCAAGTGTGCATGATTCTTACTGGACTCACGCTGCTACAGTCGAAAAAATGTCCGATCTTATCCGAGACACCTTTGTAGAACTTCACTCTCAGGATCTTGTCGGCAAACTTAGAGAGGATTTTCTTGACCGATATGGCGAGTACTGTATCCCAATACAGTCAGCTAGAAACATCTCTACTACCGCTGCCAAGCGCAAAGCTGCCACTGCCCAGCGGAGAAAGGCCATGTCTGTGATGTTGGCTGAACATGATGACAGGGAAGAGTCTTTTACCAACTCGGATTCTGATGCCAGATTCGATGAGGCTATATTAAACGCCGAAGTTGATCTTATTGCGTCAACACCTGAGCAAGTAGAGGCGAAAGCTGCAGAGGCTTTATGTCTTTCTGCCGATAAGGTTATAGAAATGTCTGGTAAATCGAGCATGGACGGCGAGGAAGCGGACACCTTCCGTGCGGGAAAGCAACATTGGGTCAAGTTTAAGGATGTTTTGCCACCTTGTCCGCCTCGGGGTGTTTTCGAGGTCCGCAGGGTAAAACAGTCCGCGTACTTCTTTTCCTGAGCTAATTCCAACCACTGTTATCTATGTATCATGCATCCATCATATTGCGCCTGACGTCGTTCTGGTTCCCTGTGATCAATTAGGTGCATTCAAAGTGCGATTATATCCCGTTTTTAGTGCGATTTTAAACGCGTTTTTGGCGATTTTGAGAACCACCTTTTGAGGTGGTTTTTCTCGCGATTATACTTACGATTATCGTGACGTCACATAATTCCTTGCATTAATCCAGCAGTCAGCTTAATTGGAGGAATCGCAACACCTGAAATAACCGGGCCCACAATTGGGAGCATTTCACGCAAAAACGCGATTTTTCGCGGTTTTAACGCGGTTATTAAAATCGTACTTTGAATGCACCTAATTCTAATAGCTAACACTGTTGCTACGTACCTGACTGTTGCTACTATATACAAACTGTTACACGTTACCTTTTCTTAATCCATTTTTGTACAGTCTTGCTATTATACCATTCAGAAGCTGGTGATGAGGAAGCTTGACCCTTTCGTTATTATTACTAGAAGTCACAAGTTTCTGAGCTTGAAGCTCTGTGTCTATATGTATGCGCCAATTTTACAATGATCATATTCTAAGATGCATAACACCAGGTAGAGCCAAAGGTTATAAGGGTGAAATGGCATTAAATTTATTTGACAAGCATCAACTGCGCATTTGTCCAAAAAATGTGCGTATCGTATCCCAGACGTAACTTTCCACATTTCTCCAATTTTTCACATTTCTTTCACAATTTGAACTTGCATTTTCTCGGAGACAATAGCTCCATTGATGAAATTGGACGATGTTGCTCTCACTCGCGGGCTGCCAATGAACGGATGCTTCAGGAGTTGAGCAGCTGTGGGACGTTTGGTGTGCTCAATTTCAAAAGTCTTGCGGAGAAACTCATCGGCCTGTACAGATATATCCGAGGGCGGAGCAGGACGGGCCAATGAGCCAATCTAGAAGAGCTAGGTCAGCGAGCTTCAATCTCACACTTGCTCAAAACTCGGTGCCCATACTGACTCGGAAGATGGCCTGCATCTGTGTAAGATCGGCCCATGGGTGAGTTCCCGTCAACATTTCAACTACCAAGCAGCCGACACTCCAGACATCTGCTTTCGGTGAATATGAGGTCTGCTTAACAACTTCTGGGGCCATCCAAAAGACTGAACCTTGGAGCGACGGACGGTTAGTACGGAGGCCAGTGATTAGACCTGGACAGAGCCAGTCAGTATAACACCATGCAGGAATTCTAAGCGAAATTGTGTTTTGTCAATACTCACTGTTTTCGACTTTTTTGCTGATACCGAAGTCCGATATCTTGATGCCCCCCTTGTTATCTACCAGAATATTGGCGCCTTTGATATCCCTGTGCACAATCCCTCTCATATGCAAATAATTCAACCCTGTCAGGATTTGACGCACAAAATTTCGGACTAGCGCTTCCTCAAATGCGCCATAGTTGTTGAGGAGAGCTGCGACTGAGCCACCTGGAACATATTCAAGAAAAATATTGAGGTGATTGGCGTCAACCGAGGAATCTTGGTAGGGGGTAAGCGTCCAAATTGTTTCCATCAAAGGCGAGTTCTCACCTAAATATTGAACGATATTCTCGTGCTGAAGCTCTTTAAGCAACTCAATTTCACGTTCCAGAGCGGAGAGCATACTTCTCTTTCTGTCTTCGGTTTTAGCACTCCCGGCGGACAGCTCGACTTGTTTGACAGCCATAAGTAAACCAGACTGTGCGTCCATACCTAAATAAACAGATCCGAAAGACCCAGCGCCGATTAGAGCCCCTTTAATCCATTTGATTATTCTCTTGGCTGTGAGTTGAACATCAGTTCCAACTTTTTGATTGCAAGGACTGACAACGCACAACCGGTAGATGTAAAAGCTTTTCCTTGCTCgttctcctcatcctcttcttcttccccttcctcctcttcttcttcttcttcctcttcctcttcttcttcttctgggTCAAGATCGCTATTTCCTCGGTAACTCATTCCATCATCAACGTTACTGTTGCCATCACTGCAAACCGCATGCAGAAGCCCTTTGCTCTCCTCATACTTTGGTAACATATCTCGTTCGATGGACGGTGGATCCTCCGCTTCTTCAATGCAGTTTCCTTTTAGTACTGCACTGGTCCTCCGGTTCTCAACTTCAGCGGTGATTTCATCAACGGTCAACAGACTAGCAGTGTCACTGTGATCCCGATTAAGTCGTGTCTGCATCAACTCAGACATATGCGAGCGGGAGGAACTATCAGAGTCACGCCTTCGCCGCAAAGCTGTACTATGTTTTGGGCGGGATAGATGTATAGCAGTCGATGCATATGCTTGAAGAGAGTCAGACAGGGTGTCCCTTGAGGGCTCGAAAGGAGGAAGTGAAGGGGGTTGACTACTTCCGGGCTTCGACCGATGATCAGGTGCGTTATCTCCTTGGTCAATCCAGCTCCCCTGATATGCTGAATTACCACCGCTTAGGCGAAGTAGACTATGACGGGCCTTTTCAACGTCACTTTTTTTTGCGGAGGGGAAATAATCCGCTAAGTGATTCGATATTAGTTCGCTAGGGGGTCGATGCCCAAAGAAATTGTACATAGATTTCTTCTTGTGGGAATTTACTTGCCCGGTGAGACGAAGTCCATTGCCCTGGGGTGAAGGGAGCGTACAAGTTATTGGTACCCCTAAGCCGGACATCACGCTAATCATACTGGCGCGATTCGGACCCTTGTTTGCCGACGTAGATAGTCTAGTTGAAGAAAAAGGAGCAGACTCTGATGCAGGTTGCGATTTGCCTTGCACAAGACCCAAGTGGGGTCCTGTGAAGAGGGTGGGCAAAGTAGGAGACATAAGAGGAGGCGGTGTTTCACCAAAGAAATCATGGATGTTTTTCCGTTTTTGCGAACGCTTTTTCTTATGCAGAAACAATCCTTTGTCGGGAATAGCCGTTCCTTCGCGATGGAATGTACATTTTTGCAGCAGACTAGACTCCGATAAAGGTTTGGCTGCAGTTGAACAAATTAAGATACATACATGCCGAGTACGGAAATGACTCACAACTTTCATCAGGGTTGCTTTCAGTGTATACTCCCCAACCATCAATTTCCAAAGTTCCATTAACGTCGTCATCGCTGTATACATCCGGGCCGCTGTGCATGCCAGTTCCCCATTTCCCAAATTTTTTAAGAGCCCTTTCCAGTATCTCTATCCCGCTTGTCACATGCATTACATTGACCGTGCGAATGGTGTCATCTTCTGTGTTTATAAATTTGACGAGCTGCCGACGAAGGTCGGCTAGAGATAATGCCGCGGAGTTCGCGTTCACTGGAAAGATATTCGGGGAAGACATACCAGTCAAAGGGACGCTAGCCTTTCCTTTAGGCTTAGTACCATCTGCCATCGGGCCATGGACCATATCACAGACCCCATCTAACATGCCTGACTGAGACTTTGATGACTTCACTGCAAATGGGTGGTTCGGATCTCCTTGGGATGTCTCTCTGATATTGGTGATGGTGTCTGGAATCCTACATCTTATATGATTGTCCTGTTCCGCGATAGCTGGCCCAAAGGGCTGATGTGAAGTAGTATCATCACGTGCGAGATCACTTCGCCTCGAAAGCAATGTTTTGTGAGAAGATGTGAAGGTGTTCCTGAAGTGCGGGACTTGAAGAAATGATGGTAGTCCTTCCTCCCGCTGCAAATGGCAATCTTCCCGAAGTGTCAGACTGTTCACCGTGGACGAAAGCACCTGTTGATCTGACGCCACGTTCAATGTGGTGAAGCGATCGGTCTGCGACTCGCAGCCTTCAAAATGGCGGGGACTTGGAGATCGTCGCCCGATATTGCGGGACGGTGGTGCGCGAAGGGTCAAGCTATCCGAACGATTAGTAGGCACAGATTGGGGTTGGTCAAGCGGATATTGTTGGACGGCTCCAATTTGTGGGTTTGTCGTATGAACGTCATGGGTGTCGATAGAAGCAATGCTCTGGGACGAGTGATTGCTCAATCTAGGAGGCATATGGCCCCGAAGGTCAAGAGGTGGAGGACGGAAGGTTATTTCGCGTTTGCCTAAACAGGAAGTTGAACTCGAGCAGTCCCATCTATCCAGCAAGACGTTGCTATGCGATGGGAGAATTGGGAGCAACGTTCGTTCTGGGGGACAACTACACAGAGTGAAGGGCGCCCTGACTGATTCATCCGTCACACGCCTCCTAAGATCTTTGATACCACTGATAAGCCTTACCCGCTCGCTGATCTTGTCAATACCCATGCTTTTAAGGGCAGCCACGTCAAGATCTAACAGTAATTTGCCATTGATATCGTTCTTCTGAAATATAGCTAAGCACTGTCCACATTTGTGAATGTCCAGAAAGGTAAAGAGTTCTTGAGAGCCCCAGTCGCCGAGGTAAGCCGAAAACGAGTTGCCTTTCGGCGGCTTTAGAAGAGGGGATGTCGATGGGCGGACATATTTGAAACCATGATGAGtggttgaagaagagtatGAGGACTCATTGGTGATTTTACTGGCGTAATTGGGAGAAGTGGTGTACAGGTGAGAATAAGCAGCTAACTGATGTGGCTGAGAGGAGGTAGGCGGATTTGGTTCAGCATCGTTGGAAATAGTTGGTAAAACAGAAGATGAGTGAGTATGATGCAGCCCTAAGGCTGGCGTAAAGCCGCTCATTGTCCGAAAGTTGATTTGAGTGATATATACGTAGTAGTCGTCGAGTCCGCGACTCAATGAAAGGATAAAACTACTTAACTTTCAGCAATAATTACCAACTGATAATGGATGCCATGGGGATAGGACGGGCCGTGCCCCTTCCGCCTGATCGTGCTTACATTCATGCACAGCGTTTAAGAGTGAACGACTTACAAGTCACCACTTCAAGCCATCATAGGTTGATAGCTAGATCGCCTACGTGATGGCAGAACGTAGAAGCGGGGCGCCGATGAATTTGATAGGGATATCTGAATATGATAAATATGGTATACAAATAGTAAAACGAATAATGTATAGAGCGCTAAAAGGTGACCGTCATATATGGTATAAACATTTACCTCCTCCTCAATTAAGTACTATAAATACTAGCCTTAATAATATATAAAATATATACCATCACTAACTAAATAAgctattattattatacatctactattattatttataTTAAATGCGCTACTACGAGCGAGTAACTCTATGtatgatgatgatgattcGCTCGCGGTCCATCCTGACGTGGTATTATTGATACCGTGGTCTTTTTTCATTTGATAAAGAGTAGCTTATTAGTAGTAGTATTAATAGTAGTAGTGATAGTTAGCTAGTCTACCAGTTGCgactgctgctgctgacAACAAGCAACGAACGACGAGACGACGACGAAGGGTTTGAAACCAAATACACGTCGACCCATCGCTACGCGTCAGACTCCCCCTCCTACGCACGTCCCTCACACTAGCAATAAGTTTAGAAATCGCTTTTCTTACCTCGAATCTTGCTACACGGTGCGTTCGATATCATCTGGCAGGAGGAATATACTTCATATACTCAGTAATCTCAACCTTTCGACAGTCGACAAATCGAGCCATCATACCACACCGCAGCAATTTGAAGTCGATCTGGTACCTGGTATTTCTTTAATTCGACCCATTGGACGTTGTCGCATACTTTCCTTGTCCCATATTACTTGACGCCTTTGACGCATGACTTCCTTGTATTCAAAGGGGACTCTAGTATGGATATCCCAACCCCTTTCTGGGTGGGTGGCTGGTACCGTTGAATCCCTTGATCTTCCAGCAGATGGGGATTCATCTTCTGAAGTCGTTATGACCGTG belongs to Cryptococcus gattii WM276 chromosome I, complete sequence and includes:
- a CDS encoding RPO41p (Similar to TIGR gene model, INSD accession AAW43178.1) is translated as MIIPEAKVWAMVIEGVASLGSVHSHGSNAPKWRGRAARLVEQWGETHGARNSKEPAGLDRDGLRVYQGWFNGLINSHSPLDPIIPYLEHPSLPISSLLQGLEPSALPLACQAVIEAAESHSLPSLRQDVLAFQGLEKQRREELVSEVIEEVTPVAESAGKSSKQAHVSHRNEARFAITNLRQALSAIDSSSIPINRQRALENASLQAARAELEESAKRIQAAGDTSTLQRSVLQSWMHTWLGELTVELERRIASMQAEIDALPESKASVAPPKYSATARMKPQVLLMYLSLLPVDKLALITILEIMRMSGSGGIADGMKVLRGMVAVGKAVETEFRAETIKNVAGVDSYHWLKTIDPQTQKPSRQLIGSVWKKIGEQANQAKRLGKGEAERILPPNHDDMQDIWTPAWSRMIQLGVGSELVDALLKVTKVERTARDRNTGEIVMELQPAFTHAYEYVRGKKLGVIKLNPVVAARLAKDDIGVVIHPKHLPMLVEPRPWTAHNKGGYLLHSVPVMRYKESLEQQKWLKAASEEGHLEPVFHGLDVLSSTPWQINRRVFDVVLESWNKGEPIADIPPSEDKAHYEFPEKPDSSDQDPQVRVQYVEKTKAVLAQQRKDHAERCKFNYNIEIARSYLKDTFYLPHNMDFRGRAYPIPPHLSPVGDDLCRGLLTFGTKKPLGETGLKWLQIHLANVYGYDKASFAERARFAQEHEADIFDSADHPLDGKRWWLKAEDPWQCLATCFELAAALRSPNPSAYESSLPVHQDGTCNGMQHYAALGGDVRGAKAVNLEAGDRPADIYTGVVDIVNKVVEEDKKAGHDIALLIKEPLGRKVVKQTVMTTVYGVTFVGARDQIAKQLHARGDIAQEHIFVVSSYIAKTVLNCIGDLFSGAKAIMDWLTTSARLISRSIPPTRIQEAATNLTSTSRTGKVTSRAAKEFMSAVIWTTPLGLPVVQPYRKAHKKQIMTALQSVYISDPNAPSEVSPQKQATAFPPNFIHSLDATHMLLTALKCKQNNLAFASVHDSYWTHAATVEKMSDLIRDTFVELHSQDLVGKLREDFLDRYGEYCIPIQSARNISTTAAKRKAATAQRRKAIFDEAILNAEVDLIASTPEQVEAKAAEALCLSADKVIEMSGKSSMDGEEADTFRAGKQHWVKFKDVLPPCPPRGVFEVRRVKQSAYFFS
- a CDS encoding STE11p (Similar to TIGR gene model, INSD accession AAW43189.1), which translates into the protein MSGFTPALGLHHTHSSSVLPTISNDAEPNPPTSSQPHQLAAYSHLYTTSPNYASKITNESSYSSSTTHHGFKYVRPSTSPLLKPPKGNSFSAYLGDWGSQELFTFLDIHKCGQCLAIFQKNDINGKLLLDLDVAALKSMGIDKISERVRLISGIKDLRRRVTDESVRAPFTLCSCPPERTLLPILPSHSNVLLDRWDCSSSTSCLGKREITFRPPPLDLRGHMPPRLSNHSSQSIASIDTHDVHTTNPQIGAVQQYPLDQPQSVPTNRSDSLTLRAPPSRNIGRRSPSPRHFEGCESQTDRFTTLNVASDQQVLSSTVNSLTLREDCHLQREEGLPSFLQVPHFRNTFTSSHKTLLSRRSDLARDDTTSHQPFGPAIAEQDNHIRCRIPDTITNIRETSQGDPNHPFAVKSSKSQSGMLDGVCDMVHGPMADGTKPKGKASVPLTGMSSPNIFPVNANSAALSLADLRRQLVKFINTEDDTIRTVNVMHVTSGIEILERALKKFGKWGTGMHSGPDVYSDDDVNGTLEIDGWGVYTESNPDESSKPLSESSLLQKCTFHREGTAIPDKGLFLHKKKRSQKRKNIHDFFGETPPPLMSPTLPTLFTGPHLGLVQGKSQPASESAPFSSTRLSTSANKGPNRASMISVMSGLGVPITCTLPSPQGNGLRLTGQVNSHKKKSMYNFFGHRPPSELISNHLADYFPSAKKSDVEKARHSLLRLSGGNSAYQGSWIDQGDNAPDHRSKPGSSQPPSLPPFEPSRDTLSDSLQAYASTAIHLSRPKHSTALRRRRDSDSSSRSHMSELMQTRLNRDHSDTASLLTVDEITAEVENRRTSAVLKGNCIEEAEDPPSIERDMLPKYEESKGLLHAVCSDGNSNVDDGMSYRGNSDLDPEEEEEEEEEEEEEEEGEEEEDEENEQGKAFTSTGSKRIIKWIKGALIGAGSFGSVYLGMDAQSGLLMAVKQVELSAGSAKTEDRKRSMLSALEREIELLKELQHENIVQYLDSSVDANHLNIFLEYVPGGSVAALLNNYGAFEEALVRNFVRQILTGLNYLHMRGIVHRDIKGANILVDNKGGIKISDFGISKKVENSLITGLRTNRPSLQGSVFWMAPEVVKQTSYSPKADVWSVGCLVVEMLTGTHPWADLTQMQAIFRIGSLARPAPPSDISVQADEFLRKTFEIEHTKRPTAAQLLKHPFIGSPRVRATSSNFINGAIVSEKMQVQIVKEM